One stretch of Bombus terrestris chromosome 5, iyBomTerr1.2, whole genome shotgun sequence DNA includes these proteins:
- the LOC100644885 gene encoding putative transferase CAF17 homolog, mitochondrial has protein sequence MIIHLKKFILQLCKVNKLGKVQKQFIRCNSSESSPGILEQLKNKSILRVKGNEASSFLQGLITNDMKHFEEGAANLYALFLNVKGRVMYDVIIYRSQENNIYYIECDSQAADSLQRHLKMYRVRKKIDIDHLGDNINVWAFFDPTRYMNNKYNDSNKQKLEGLIFPCGTLNNKVSKVVDNIMVYEDPRLPDLGIRILAESTIERQKIIRHLNLDALHSTSDFNYKSFRYKLGVPEGVEDLPPGKPLPLEVNCDYLHGVSFHKGCYIGQELTARTHHTGVVRKRLMPLLFSEVPNKSFSYDDKIINESGNIVGKFRGIENQYGLGLMRIIESLNAQSLTISDTKLRVSKPIWWPQELQKVSINKKE, from the coding sequence ATGATAATACACctcaaaaaatttattttgcaattgTGCAAAGTGAATAAACTTGGAAAGGTACAAAAGCAATTTATTAGATGCAATTCTTCAGAATCTTCACCTGGAATCTTAGAACAGCTAAAAAATAAGAGTATACTGCGGGTTAAAGGAAATGAAGCTTCAAGTTTCTTACAAGGATTAATTACAAATGATATGAAGCATTTTGAAGAAGGGGCAGCAAATTTATATGCATTATTTCTAAATGTCAAGGGTAGAGTAATGTACGATGTTATTATCTATAGAAgccaagaaaataatatatattatattgaatgTGACTCACAAGCTGCAGATTCATTACAGAGACATCTAAAAATGTATCGCGttagaaaaaaaattgatataGATCATTTAGGAGATAATATAAATGTTTGGGCATTCTTTGATCCTACTCGATATatgaataacaaatataatgATAGTAATAAACAAAAACTTGAAGGTTTAATATTTCCATGTGGTACtcttaataataaagtaagcaAGGTAGTTGATAATATTATGGTATATGAAGATCCTAGACTTCCTGATCTAGGCATCAGAATTTTAGCAGAATCAACAATTGAAAGACAAAAGATAATAAGACATTTGAACTTAGATGCATTACATTCTACTAGTGACTTCAATTACAAATCATTTCGGTATAAACTTGGTGTTCCTGAAGGTGTAGAAGATTTACCACCAGGAAAACCTTTGCCACTAGAAGTAAATTGTGATTATTTGCATGGTGTTAGTTTTCATAAAGGTTGTTACATTGGTCAGGAACTTACAGCTCGTACTCATCATACTGGTGTTGTAAGAAAACGTTTAATGCCTCTATTATTTAGTGAAGTCCCTAATAAATCTTTTTCGTAtgatgataaaattattaatgagTCTGGCAATATAGTAGGTAAATTTAGAGGAATTGAAAATCAGTATGGATTAGGTTTAATGCGAATTATTGAATCCTTGAATGCTCAATCTCTTACTATATCAGATACTAAATTAAGAGTATCAAAACCTATTTGGTGGCCGCAGGAATTGCAGAAAGTTTccattaataaaaaagaatga